From Haloarcula hispanica ATCC 33960, the proteins below share one genomic window:
- a CDS encoding DUF4382 domain-containing protein — translation MHDPQQSGTTSRRDYLKAAGGLAAASTVGLAGCSGSGTETGTLATQVTDQPGDIADFESCVITMAGIWVKPVSEEDTATEESTTADTSDAREYHEFDEAQEADLVQLQDGNTSLVDETELEVDTYEFLQLDVTGVDGTLAEGGDATVDTPGDAPLQFTQEYEIRADTRTVFTADFTPVKRGQTGEYILQPVASGTEVEYEE, via the coding sequence ATGCACGATCCACAGCAGTCAGGAACGACGTCTCGACGCGACTATCTGAAAGCCGCCGGCGGCCTCGCGGCAGCGAGCACGGTCGGCCTCGCCGGCTGTTCCGGGAGCGGTACCGAAACAGGCACGCTCGCGACACAGGTGACCGACCAGCCGGGCGACATCGCTGATTTCGAATCGTGTGTCATCACGATGGCCGGTATCTGGGTAAAGCCAGTCTCAGAGGAGGACACAGCGACCGAAGAATCGACGACAGCGGACACGAGCGACGCCCGCGAGTACCACGAGTTCGACGAGGCCCAGGAAGCCGACCTGGTCCAGTTGCAGGACGGCAACACCTCGCTCGTCGACGAGACCGAACTCGAGGTTGACACCTACGAGTTCCTCCAGCTCGACGTGACAGGCGTCGACGGGACGCTCGCAGAGGGCGGTGACGCGACGGTCGATACGCCCGGCGACGCGCCGCTACAGTTCACGCAGGAGTACGAAATCCGCGCGGATACCCGCACCGTGTTCACGGCCGACTTCACCCCGGTCAAGCGTGGCCAGACAGGCGAGTACATCCTTCAGCCGGTCGCCAGCGGCACCGAAGTCGAGTACGAGGAGTAG
- a CDS encoding CheF family chemotaxis protein, whose amino-acid sequence MSGDERKLVDTSGDFQYVVRDGDTVTDPKWRSCRLIVTNKRLILATNGSKQPIPHSNITLPSNPDDLVPDGGTGGATALEVGNNVLLVDTPNLDDFETEYVRATLQGEVILARQQAVVGGVVQEDAEWSKARFQLDDDIIRLQFPGGKSMSFEIEDVGTIETGTSTVMGQEREVIEVEHTDDQDRSVETHISGMDHHTRALKTLFTRVIEDREDDYELSEMESQVLMALYSGVSPFEMSDFVGTTPDEVEEIYQKLLDIGAVDEVRVRTEVALNAQGRNMASEAMSEK is encoded by the coding sequence ATGAGTGGTGACGAACGCAAACTAGTCGACACATCGGGGGACTTCCAGTACGTCGTCCGCGATGGCGACACGGTGACCGACCCGAAGTGGCGTTCCTGTCGACTCATCGTCACCAACAAGCGACTCATTCTGGCGACGAACGGCTCGAAACAGCCTATTCCACACTCCAACATCACCCTCCCGTCGAACCCCGACGATCTGGTCCCCGACGGCGGGACCGGCGGTGCAACCGCGCTGGAGGTCGGCAACAACGTTCTGCTCGTCGACACGCCGAACCTGGACGACTTCGAGACGGAGTACGTCCGCGCCACGCTACAGGGCGAGGTCATCCTCGCGCGACAGCAGGCGGTCGTCGGCGGCGTCGTTCAGGAGGACGCCGAGTGGAGCAAGGCACGGTTTCAACTGGACGATGACATCATCCGCCTCCAGTTCCCCGGTGGCAAGAGTATGTCCTTCGAAATAGAGGACGTCGGAACTATCGAAACCGGGACCAGTACCGTGATGGGCCAGGAGCGGGAGGTCATCGAGGTCGAACACACTGACGACCAGGACCGCAGCGTCGAGACCCACATCTCGGGGATGGACCACCACACGCGGGCGCTGAAGACGCTGTTCACCCGCGTTATCGAGGACCGTGAGGACGATTACGAACTCTCGGAGATGGAGAGCCAGGTGTTGATGGCGCTGTACTCCGGTGTCTCTCCCTTCGAGATGTCTGATTTCGTCGGAACGACGCCCGACGAGGTCGAGGAAATCTATCAGAAACTGCTTGATATTGGGGCGGTTGACGAGGTCCGGGTTCGGACCGAGGTCGCGTTGAACGCGCAGGGGCGGAATATGGCGAGTGAGGCGATGAGTGAGAAATAG
- the acs gene encoding acetate--CoA ligase: MSDEDVQLEARLEEQEVFEPPESFVEQANVTDEGIYEEFTENWPECWEGAADLLDWEEGYDQVLDDSNPPFYEWFTDGKLNASANCLDRHLEERGDEAAIEWVGEPVEEDNITYTYEELHQKVNEFAAGLREMGVGEDDVVTMYMPMIPQLPIAMLACARIGAPHSVVFAGFSADALATRMDSADSEYLVTCDGYYRRGDPLDHLDKANEGLSGVDHEVERAIVAERLMDGDGFDHDYAGNQVAFDDVIADNEGETVEPVDRDAEDMLFLMYTSGTTGKPKGVKHSTGGYLAWAAWTSQAVLDIKPEDTYFCSADIGWITGHSYIVYGPLALGTTTMMYEGTPDYPDKDRLWDIVEEYEADQLYTAPTAIRAFMKWGKQYPEQHDLSSLRLLGTVGEPINPRAWKWYYKHIGGEECPVVDTWWQTETGGMMITTLPGVKDMKPGSAGPPLPGNDVRIVDTEGKEVEPGRAGYLTVDKPWPGMLRTLYKNDERFIDEYWAEYSDTDSDDSDDWVYFPEDGAKIDDDGYITVLGRVDDVINVSGHRLGTMEIESAIVGVEGVAEAAVVGGDHDIKGEAVYAYVITEDGYEEDEDLRSAIIDGVEDAIGPIARPEAVIFTPELPKTRSGKIMRRLLEDIANGEELGDTSTLRNPDVVSDIETKVQGD; this comes from the coding sequence ATGTCAGATGAAGATGTCCAACTCGAAGCACGGCTCGAAGAACAGGAGGTTTTCGAGCCCCCGGAGTCGTTCGTCGAGCAGGCGAACGTCACGGACGAGGGTATCTACGAGGAGTTTACCGAAAACTGGCCGGAGTGCTGGGAGGGGGCCGCCGACCTGCTCGACTGGGAGGAGGGTTACGATCAGGTACTCGACGACTCGAACCCGCCGTTCTACGAGTGGTTCACGGACGGGAAACTAAACGCCTCGGCGAACTGTCTGGACCGCCATTTGGAGGAGCGCGGCGACGAAGCCGCTATCGAGTGGGTGGGTGAGCCGGTCGAGGAAGACAACATCACCTACACCTACGAGGAACTTCACCAGAAGGTCAACGAGTTCGCGGCCGGCCTGCGGGAGATGGGCGTCGGCGAGGACGACGTCGTGACGATGTACATGCCGATGATCCCGCAGCTGCCGATAGCCATGCTGGCCTGTGCCCGCATCGGCGCGCCACACTCCGTCGTGTTCGCCGGCTTCTCCGCGGACGCGCTCGCGACGCGGATGGACTCCGCCGACTCGGAGTATCTGGTCACCTGCGACGGCTACTACCGACGAGGGGACCCGCTCGACCACCTCGACAAAGCCAACGAGGGGCTGAGCGGCGTCGACCACGAGGTCGAACGCGCCATCGTCGCCGAGCGCCTGATGGACGGCGACGGCTTCGACCACGACTACGCGGGCAATCAGGTCGCCTTCGACGATGTCATCGCCGACAACGAGGGCGAGACGGTCGAACCGGTCGACCGCGACGCCGAGGATATGCTGTTTCTCATGTACACCTCCGGGACCACCGGGAAGCCGAAAGGCGTCAAACACTCCACGGGTGGCTACCTCGCGTGGGCAGCCTGGACCTCTCAGGCAGTGCTCGATATCAAACCCGAGGACACGTACTTCTGCTCGGCCGACATCGGCTGGATTACCGGCCACTCCTACATCGTCTACGGCCCGCTCGCGCTCGGGACGACGACGATGATGTACGAGGGGACGCCGGACTACCCCGACAAGGACCGCCTCTGGGACATCGTCGAGGAATACGAGGCCGACCAGCTGTACACCGCGCCGACGGCCATCCGCGCGTTCATGAAGTGGGGCAAGCAGTACCCCGAACAGCACGACCTCTCCAGCCTGCGCCTGCTGGGGACGGTCGGTGAGCCGATCAACCCTCGCGCCTGGAAATGGTACTACAAACATATCGGGGGCGAGGAGTGCCCCGTCGTCGACACCTGGTGGCAGACCGAGACCGGCGGCATGATGATAACGACGCTGCCCGGCGTCAAGGACATGAAACCCGGGTCGGCCGGGCCGCCGCTACCGGGCAACGACGTCCGCATCGTCGACACCGAGGGTAAGGAAGTCGAACCCGGCCGCGCCGGCTACCTGACCGTCGACAAGCCGTGGCCCGGCATGCTCCGGACGCTGTACAAGAACGACGAACGGTTCATCGACGAATACTGGGCCGAGTACTCGGACACCGATAGCGACGACTCCGACGACTGGGTGTACTTCCCCGAGGACGGAGCGAAGATCGACGACGACGGCTACATCACCGTGCTGGGGCGGGTCGACGACGTGATCAACGTCTCCGGCCACCGCCTCGGGACGATGGAGATCGAGAGCGCTATCGTCGGCGTGGAAGGCGTCGCCGAAGCCGCTGTCGTCGGTGGCGACCACGATATCAAGGGCGAAGCGGTGTACGCGTACGTCATCACCGAGGACGGCTACGAGGAAGACGAAGACCTCCGTAGTGCGATTATCGACGGCGTCGAGGACGCTATCGGGCCAATCGCGCGGCCGGAAGCCGTCATCTTCACGCCCGAACTGCCGAAGACCCGCTCCGGGAAGATCATGCGCCGCCTGCTGGAAGACATCGCCAACGGCGAGGAACTGGGCGATACGAGCACGCTGCGAAACCCTGACGTCGTCAGTGATATCGAGACCAAAGTCCAGGGTGACTGA
- a CDS encoding mechanosensitive ion channel family protein gives MQLGSGVVDLLSRLPAWQGFLVLVGSGVALALVIRVLGDRLLRRVTPHIEGDVDDIVFRGIHTAVYVTVGLGGAYAGAQIYDIRPAVAVSLEAGTLSLVVIVWMVILLRIGRQASTIATDSAYIDRQMVPILQNVWSALISGGGVLLLLVLWDIDVTPLLASAGIMGIIVGLAARDTLANFFGSLSLYLDGTYAVGDFVVLETGERGRVEDISVRSTVIRTRDDILVTVPNSKLNNAAIINESTPRRKRRIRVPVGVAYGTDIDHVEEILLELAEAEDLVQERPNPRVRFREFGDSALNFELLCWVSNPALTARATHELNSAIYKRFQAEDIGIPFPQRSISISAEEVPGELFDQAQSEGKATDDGGMAGK, from the coding sequence ATGCAACTGGGAAGCGGGGTGGTAGACCTGCTGTCGAGACTACCGGCCTGGCAGGGGTTTCTCGTGCTCGTCGGCAGCGGAGTCGCGCTCGCGCTGGTCATCCGCGTCCTCGGCGACCGACTGCTCAGACGGGTCACACCCCATATCGAGGGCGACGTCGACGACATCGTCTTCCGTGGAATCCACACCGCCGTGTACGTCACAGTCGGCCTCGGCGGCGCGTACGCTGGCGCACAGATTTATGACATCCGGCCGGCGGTCGCCGTCTCGCTGGAAGCCGGGACGCTCTCGCTGGTCGTCATCGTCTGGATGGTGATTCTGCTGCGTATCGGCCGCCAGGCATCAACCATCGCGACGGATTCGGCGTACATCGACCGCCAGATGGTCCCTATCCTCCAGAACGTCTGGAGCGCGCTCATCTCCGGCGGCGGCGTCCTCCTCCTACTGGTCCTCTGGGACATCGACGTGACGCCACTGCTTGCCTCGGCGGGGATTATGGGCATCATTGTCGGGCTGGCGGCCCGAGACACGCTGGCGAACTTCTTCGGCTCGCTGTCGCTGTATCTCGACGGGACGTACGCGGTCGGCGATTTCGTCGTTCTGGAGACCGGCGAGCGCGGTCGCGTCGAGGACATCTCTGTCCGCTCGACAGTCATCCGTACTCGCGACGACATCCTCGTTACTGTGCCGAACTCGAAGCTCAACAATGCCGCCATCATCAACGAGTCGACGCCGAGACGCAAGCGCCGGATTCGCGTGCCTGTCGGCGTCGCCTACGGGACGGATATCGACCACGTCGAGGAGATTCTCCTGGAACTAGCCGAGGCCGAAGACCTCGTGCAGGAACGGCCGAATCCGCGGGTCCGATTCCGGGAGTTCGGCGACTCCGCGCTGAACTTCGAGCTCCTGTGCTGGGTCAGCAACCCGGCCCTGACAGCCCGTGCGACCCACGAGCTCAACAGCGCGATCTACAAGCGGTTCCAGGCTGAGGACATCGGAATTCCGTTCCCCCAGCGGTCCATCTCCATCTCGGCCGAGGAGGTTCCGGGCGAACTGTTCGACCAAGCACAGTCGGAAGGCAAAGCCACAGACGACGGCGGCATGGCTGGCAAGTGA
- a CDS encoding undecaprenyl-diphosphate phosphatase — protein MNPILVAILLGLLQGILEWIPVSSEGGVALASTVATGVSPAAATRLALFLHAGTAVAATAYYRTEVRTILRSIRELSRRPFADETADLSFIVIATAATAVTGLPAYLVLDAAVSNLEGGLFLALVGGLLVVTGLLQRFAAALSLGEREIPDGVDAVLVGVLQGLAILPGVSRSGTTVSALLLRGHEGESSLRLSFLLSIPAALAANALVLVDDGVPAIDPLPAVVALVVSAVVGYLTVDALVRLVRQVPFWAVCTVFGGLGVVGGLLVAL, from the coding sequence ATGAACCCGATTCTCGTCGCTATTCTGCTGGGCCTGCTGCAAGGGATACTGGAGTGGATTCCGGTCTCCAGCGAGGGCGGCGTCGCCCTCGCGTCGACGGTGGCCACTGGCGTCTCCCCGGCCGCCGCGACCCGTCTCGCGCTCTTTCTCCACGCCGGGACAGCGGTCGCGGCGACGGCCTACTACCGCACCGAAGTTCGAACCATCCTGCGTTCGATCCGAGAACTCTCCCGTCGCCCGTTCGCCGACGAGACGGCGGACCTCTCGTTTATCGTCATCGCGACGGCGGCGACCGCCGTCACCGGTCTTCCCGCGTATCTGGTGCTCGACGCGGCTGTCTCAAATCTTGAGGGCGGGCTCTTTCTGGCGCTGGTCGGCGGCCTGCTCGTCGTCACCGGTCTGCTCCAGCGCTTCGCCGCGGCGCTATCGCTTGGTGAGCGCGAGATTCCGGACGGGGTCGACGCCGTGCTGGTGGGCGTCCTGCAGGGCCTGGCTATCCTTCCCGGTGTCTCCCGGTCCGGGACGACGGTGAGTGCCCTGCTGCTCCGAGGCCACGAAGGCGAGTCGTCGCTTCGGCTCTCGTTTCTGCTGTCGATTCCGGCCGCGCTCGCCGCGAACGCGCTGGTCCTCGTCGACGACGGCGTGCCCGCAATCGACCCGCTGCCGGCCGTCGTCGCGCTCGTCGTGAGCGCCGTCGTCGGCTACCTCACCGTCGACGCGCTGGTCCGCCTCGTGCGGCAGGTCCCGTTCTGGGCGGTCTGTACTGTGTTCGGCGGGCTGGGCGTCGTCGGCGGGCTGCTCGTCGCGCTGTAG
- a CDS encoding tRNA pseudouridine(54/55) synthase Pus10 yields the protein MSILEDARAALATGPLCDSCLGRLFADRSFGLANAERGHALRVTVALADDDPFEAGEDCWVCENECDRFDWWAEQAASAVRGYEFDTYQVGTKVPPLLEENDELLREDIGLDPDAGEALKTELNREVGKRIGDLTGAEVEFGRPAVQLTLDLATDEVETHVNSAFVYGRYRKLERDIPQTKWPCNDCNGTGLWQGEPCDGCGGSGYRYDESVEQLSAPVVREAMDGEEAVFHGAGREDVDARMLDSGRPFVIEVMEPRKRDVDADELEADINAFADGKVEVTDLHPATHEMVERVKELDASKTYRMDVEFGEPVEADALQDALAELDGTTIQQETPQRVTHRRADITRTRTVYDAEGELTDDRHAELRIHGEGGLYVKELVSSDEGRTEPSLAGLLETNAVVTALDVIDVQGEDEPFAKDEFLRE from the coding sequence ATGAGCATACTTGAGGACGCCCGTGCGGCGCTTGCCACCGGGCCGCTGTGTGATTCCTGTCTCGGCCGACTCTTCGCCGACCGGAGTTTCGGGCTGGCCAACGCCGAACGGGGCCACGCCCTGCGGGTGACGGTTGCGCTCGCAGACGACGACCCCTTCGAGGCGGGCGAGGACTGCTGGGTCTGTGAAAACGAATGCGACCGCTTCGACTGGTGGGCCGAACAGGCCGCGAGCGCCGTCCGCGGCTACGAGTTCGACACCTACCAGGTCGGGACGAAGGTGCCGCCACTACTCGAAGAGAACGACGAACTGCTCCGGGAAGACATCGGGCTAGACCCCGACGCCGGCGAAGCGCTGAAGACCGAACTCAACCGCGAGGTCGGAAAACGGATCGGCGACCTGACCGGTGCGGAGGTCGAGTTCGGCCGTCCGGCGGTCCAGCTTACGCTCGACCTCGCGACAGATGAGGTGGAGACCCACGTCAACTCCGCGTTCGTCTACGGCCGCTACCGCAAGCTCGAACGCGATATTCCCCAGACGAAGTGGCCCTGCAACGACTGCAACGGGACCGGACTGTGGCAGGGCGAGCCCTGCGACGGCTGTGGCGGCAGCGGCTACCGCTACGACGAGAGCGTCGAGCAACTGTCCGCGCCCGTCGTCCGCGAGGCGATGGACGGCGAGGAGGCCGTGTTCCACGGCGCCGGCCGCGAGGACGTCGACGCCCGGATGCTCGATTCGGGCCGCCCGTTCGTCATCGAGGTGATGGAACCCCGCAAGCGCGACGTGGACGCCGACGAACTCGAAGCCGACATCAACGCCTTCGCCGATGGGAAGGTCGAGGTGACGGACCTCCACCCGGCGACCCACGAGATGGTCGAGCGCGTCAAGGAACTGGACGCATCGAAGACCTACCGCATGGACGTGGAGTTCGGGGAGCCGGTTGAGGCCGACGCCCTGCAGGACGCGCTGGCGGAACTGGACGGGACGACTATCCAGCAGGAGACGCCCCAGCGGGTCACCCACCGCCGGGCCGACATCACCCGGACGCGGACGGTGTACGACGCCGAGGGCGAACTGACCGACGACCGTCACGCCGAACTCCGCATCCACGGCGAGGGCGGCCTGTACGTGAAGGAACTCGTCTCCAGCGACGAGGGGCGCACGGAGCCGAGCCTGGCCGGCCTGCTTGAGACCAACGCCGTGGTGACGGCGCTCGACGTAATCGACGTGCAGGGCGAGGACGAACCGTTCGCGAAAGACGAGTTCCTCAGAGAGTAA
- a CDS encoding universal stress protein: MYDNILVPTDGSETAENAVDQAVDIASKYGATVHALYVVDVDATSYSLGTEQVDRIRQGNLEEMTDIKQDADDATGYVRDRAAEHGLEVEEHITAGEPARAIRKFVEDNDIDLVVMGSHGRSGLKRVILGSVTEKVLRRTRLPVLVVDVHGETDVED; encoded by the coding sequence ATGTACGACAACATTCTCGTTCCGACCGACGGCAGCGAAACCGCCGAAAACGCGGTCGACCAGGCAGTCGACATCGCCTCGAAGTACGGCGCAACGGTCCACGCGCTGTACGTCGTGGATGTCGACGCCACCAGCTACTCGCTGGGGACAGAGCAGGTCGACCGCATCCGCCAGGGGAACTTAGAGGAGATGACCGATATAAAGCAAGACGCCGACGACGCCACCGGCTACGTCCGCGACCGCGCCGCCGAACACGGCCTCGAAGTCGAAGAGCACATCACCGCCGGCGAACCGGCCCGCGCCATCCGGAAGTTCGTCGAGGACAACGACATCGACCTCGTCGTGATGGGGTCCCACGGCCGCTCGGGACTGAAGCGCGTCATCCTCGGCAGCGTCACGGAGAAAGTGCTCCGCCGGACGCGACTGCCGGTGCTCGTCGTCGACGTCCACGGCGAGACGGACGTTGAAGACTGA
- a CDS encoding DUF4212 domain-containing protein, which translates to MSRDTPADREESTIHSDGGTEAAHEDIDYLDREVNLLRPSTPFMRDHLKIIWSSFVLWALVVFGPVTLTALAPEMMTVQTPIFGFPLHYFLVSLGAPTGALILAVVYTRYRDRLDQKYGIDPDSVESTAPETGEATAADGGVEQ; encoded by the coding sequence ATGTCAAGAGACACGCCTGCGGATCGAGAAGAGTCAACTATCCACTCAGATGGCGGCACGGAGGCCGCCCACGAAGACATCGACTACCTCGACAGGGAGGTGAACCTGTTACGGCCGAGCACGCCGTTCATGCGCGACCACCTGAAGATCATCTGGAGCAGTTTCGTGCTCTGGGCGCTGGTCGTGTTCGGGCCGGTGACGCTGACCGCGCTTGCGCCGGAGATGATGACCGTGCAGACGCCCATATTCGGCTTCCCGCTGCACTACTTCCTCGTCTCGCTCGGCGCGCCAACGGGTGCGCTCATCCTGGCAGTCGTCTACACCCGCTACAGGGACCGACTCGACCAGAAGTACGGTATCGACCCCGATTCCGTCGAGAGCACGGCTCCCGAGACCGGCGAGGCGACGGCCGCTGACGGGGGTGTCGAGCAGTGA
- a CDS encoding sodium:solute symporter family transporter has protein sequence MTVPLQAEALDISFKLVPAIIVFLMMASFLVIGYVFKVADTEGMWVAGRGIGNIENGMAIGANWMSAASYLGLAGLVALSGFYGLAFIVGWTTGYFILLIFLAAQMRRFGKYTAPDFVGDRFNSPTARALAAFTTLLIAYVYSVGQARGMGLVGQYVFGLDIIPMIVVMMTITVGYLALSGMLGATKNMAVQYTILIVAFLAGVYVVGFSQGYSTILPQIEYGALIADLGREFSAPFVNQPFYLWIATAFSLIVGTCGLPHVLVRFYTVRSERVARWSCVWGLFFILLLYWASPAMAAFGVDLFQATTGASAYAAEGGMSGAEGDVIVVLAAQFANLPTWFVGLVAAGAMAAAIATTAGLFITASSAVAHDIYTELINPDATQRQQVLIGRGTIIGMGALVTVTAFNPPALIGELVAYAFSLAGVVLFPMFFLGLWWENTNRQGALAGMVLGLLIWITSIINSVLPNYIGALGAAAGDGGALVPIYAQYVPPIGAALIGTPVVFIVTIAVSLATPEPPLETKKMVRQCHSPEPMGQQETAADVVGDSTSGGTPADD, from the coding sequence GTGACGGTCCCGTTACAGGCGGAAGCGCTGGACATCTCGTTCAAACTCGTTCCGGCGATCATCGTCTTCTTGATGATGGCCTCGTTCCTCGTCATCGGCTACGTCTTCAAGGTGGCCGACACCGAGGGGATGTGGGTGGCCGGCCGCGGCATCGGGAACATCGAGAACGGGATGGCCATCGGCGCGAACTGGATGTCCGCCGCCTCGTACCTCGGACTGGCCGGGCTGGTCGCGCTCTCGGGCTTCTACGGCCTGGCGTTCATCGTCGGCTGGACGACCGGCTACTTCATCCTGCTCATCTTCCTGGCCGCGCAGATGCGCCGGTTCGGGAAGTACACCGCGCCGGACTTCGTCGGCGACCGGTTCAATTCGCCGACCGCCCGCGCGCTGGCCGCGTTCACCACGCTACTCATCGCGTACGTCTACTCCGTCGGCCAGGCCCGCGGCATGGGGCTGGTCGGTCAGTACGTCTTCGGCCTCGACATCATCCCGATGATCGTCGTGATGATGACCATCACCGTCGGCTATCTCGCGCTCTCGGGGATGCTGGGGGCGACGAAAAATATGGCCGTCCAGTACACCATCCTCATCGTCGCGTTCCTCGCGGGCGTGTACGTGGTCGGCTTCTCGCAGGGCTACTCGACCATACTTCCACAGATCGAGTACGGCGCGCTGATCGCCGACCTCGGTCGCGAGTTCTCCGCACCGTTCGTGAACCAGCCGTTCTACCTCTGGATTGCGACGGCATTCTCGCTCATCGTCGGGACCTGCGGCCTCCCGCACGTCCTCGTCCGGTTCTACACGGTCAGAAGCGAGCGCGTCGCCCGCTGGTCCTGCGTGTGGGGGCTGTTCTTCATCCTCCTGCTGTACTGGGCTTCGCCCGCGATGGCGGCCTTCGGCGTCGACCTCTTCCAGGCGACGACCGGTGCGAGCGCCTACGCCGCCGAAGGCGGCATGTCCGGCGCTGAGGGTGACGTGATCGTCGTGCTTGCCGCGCAGTTCGCGAACCTCCCGACGTGGTTCGTCGGCCTCGTCGCGGCCGGTGCGATGGCCGCGGCTATCGCGACGACTGCCGGGCTGTTCATCACGGCCTCCTCCGCGGTCGCACACGACATCTACACCGAACTGATCAACCCCGACGCGACCCAGCGACAGCAGGTGCTCATCGGTCGCGGGACCATCATCGGCATGGGCGCGCTGGTGACGGTGACCGCGTTCAACCCACCGGCGCTCATCGGCGAGCTGGTCGCCTACGCGTTCTCGCTGGCCGGCGTCGTCCTGTTCCCGATGTTCTTCCTCGGCCTCTGGTGGGAGAACACGAACCGTCAGGGCGCGCTGGCCGGGATGGTGCTCGGCCTGCTCATCTGGATCACCTCGATTATCAACAGCGTCCTGCCGAACTACATCGGTGCGCTCGGCGCAGCCGCTGGCGATGGAGGTGCACTCGTTCCGATATACGCCCAGTACGTCCCGCCCATCGGCGCTGCGCTGATCGGGACGCCGGTCGTGTTCATCGTCACCATCGCCGTCTCGCTGGCGACGCCCGAGCCGCCCCTGGAGACGAAGAAGATGGTTCGACAGTGTCACAGCCCCGAGCCGATGGGGCAACAGGAAACCGCCGCAGACGTCGTCGGTGACAGCACCAGCGGCGGCACCCCCGCAGACGACTAA